One region of Sebastes fasciatus isolate fSebFas1 chromosome 1, fSebFas1.pri, whole genome shotgun sequence genomic DNA includes:
- the mustn1a gene encoding musculoskeletal embryonic nuclear protein 1a, with product MSQPGQEEGEQMERPEVSDEDLTEAKGKLGTGGPAKSKTLEVMEECEKVGKTAPSVFSGARSGTETVLNTRSGRPIRK from the exons ATGTCTCAA CCAGGTCAGGAAGAAGGTGAACAGATGGAGCGTCCTGAGGTGAGCGACGAGGACCTAACCGAAGCAAAGGGCAAACTGGGTACAGGTGGGCCGGCGAAGAGCAAGACACTTGAAGTGATGGAGGAGTGcg AGAAAGTTGGCAAAACTGCTCCCTCTGTGTTCAGTGGAGCGAGGTCAGGAACGGAGACTGTTCTGAACACACGCTCAGGTCGACCAATCAGGAAGTAG
- the eefsec gene encoding selenocysteine-specific elongation factor isoform X1, whose amino-acid sequence MSESDDSRTRTLNFNVGVLGHVDSGKTSLARVLSSTASTAAFDKNPQSRERGITLDLGFSSFTVDLPDQLRGGGGQQQHYDSLQFTLVDCPGHASLIRTIIGGAQIIDLMMLVVDVVKGVQTQTAECLLIGELTCRRMVVVLNKIDLLPPNKRQSAIEKMTKRLHKTLESTRFKECPVIAVAAKPGGPEAADTEEPHGVPELIELLKKQTYLPQRDPGGDLLMAVDHCFSIRGQGTVMTGTILQGSLAINDTVEIPTLKVTKKIKSVQMFRKPVSGAMQGDRVGVCVTQFDPKLLERGVVCTPGSLRTLYAAVISVRKIGYFKGSLANRAKFHITMGHETIMARVAFFGLPPVAASEPPADAEPPPLQPCSLDTPFTFEREYFYQDEYVTGQGEVSPGSDPEQWALLEFERPVTCPSLCLVIGSKLDTDIHANACRLAFQGRLLQGFEDKGYAETALPRLRIYKTKHKEGQVERVTDDYTVIGRSLFKKETNLQLFVGLKVTLSTGETGVIEGGFGQSGKYKIRVQEGLCPGTKQLLSSTSKKKGKGGSKGEPPNEEEPKTDSQPVSIHLHFKRYVFDPHKKMVQS is encoded by the exons ATGTCAGAGTCTGATGACAGTCGCACCAGGACGTTGAACTTCAACGTCGGTGTGCTCGGACATGTGGACAGCGGGAAGACGAGCCTCGCCAGGGTGCTGAGCAGCACCGCCTCCACGGCTGCCTTCGACAAGAACCCGCAGTCCCGAGAGAGAGGCATCACGCTGGACCTCGGCTTCTCCTCCTTCACGGTGGATCTGCCTGATCAgctgcgaggaggaggaggccagcAGCAGCACTATGACAGCCTGCAGTTCACTCTGGTGGACTGTCCGGGACACGCCTCTCTTATCCGGACTATCATTGGGG GTGCCCAAATAATTGACCTGATGATGCTGGTGGTGGATGTGGTGAAAGGGGTGCAGACTCAGACTGCAGAGTGTCTGCTGATAGGAGAGCTGACCTGCCGTCGCATGGTGGTCGTCCTAAACAAAATTGACCTGCTGCCACCCAACAAAAGACAGAGTGCCATTGAGAAAATGACCAAGAGACTGCACAAAACTCTGGAGAGCACCAG ATTTAAGGAATGTCCAGTGATTGCTGTGGCGGCGAAGCCCGGGGGCCCCGAGGCTGCTGACAcagaggagccacatggagtgCCAGAGTTAATAGAG CTTTTGAAGAAACAGACATACCTCCCTCAGAGAGACCCCGGAGGTGACCTCCTGATGGCTGTGGACCACTGCTTCTCCATCCGTGGTCAGGGAACAGTCATGACTGGAACCATCCTGCAGGGGTCGCTGGCCATCAATGACACTGTGGAAATCCCAACACTAAAG GTGACCAAGAAGATAAAGTCGGTGCAGATGTTTCGGAAGCCTGTGTCAGGGGCCATGCAGGGGGatcgtgtgggtgtgtgtgtgacacagttTGACCCTAAACTGTTAGAGCGGGGTGTGGTGTGCACCCCAGGGTCCCTGCGCACCCTCTATGCAGCAGTCATCTCTGTGAGGAAGATAGGCTACTTCAAGGGCTCTCTCGCCAACCGTGCCAAGTTCCACATCACCATGGGTCATGAGACAATCATGGCGAGGGTTGCTTTCTTCGGCCTGCCACCTGTGGCTGCCTCAGAGCCGCCCGCAGACGCTGAACCACCTCCACTACAGCCCTGCTCACTGGATACACCCTTCACCTTCGAGAGGGAATACTTCTACCAGGATGAATATGTCACCGGTCAGGGAGAGGTGAGTCCAGGATCTGACCCAGAGCAATGGGCTTTGTTGGAGTTTGAGCGGCCAGTCACATGCCCCTCACTCTGCCTGGTGATCGGTTCCAAGCTGGACACAGACATCCACGCCAATGCATGCCGGTTGGCCTTCCAAGGCCGTCTGCTCCAGGGGTTTGAAGATAAAGGCTACGCTGAGACGGCCCTGCCTCGTCTGCGCATCTACAAGACGAAACACAAGGAGGGACAGGTGGAAAGG GTGACTGACGATTACACTGTGATTGGCCGCAGCCTGTTCAAGAAGGAGACCAACCTCCAGCTGTTTGTGGGGTTGAAGGTCACGCTGTCGACAGGCGAGACTGGCGTTATCGAGGGCGGGTTTGGACAGAGCGGGAAGTACAAGATCAGAGTACAAG AGGGCCTTTGCCCAGGAACCAAGCAGTTGTTATCCTCCACCTCTAAGAAGAAAGGGAAGGGTGGAAGCAAAGGAGAACCACCAAATGAAGAGGAGCCCAAAACCgactctcagcctgttagcatTCACTTGCATTTCAAGCGGTATGTCTTCGATCCACATAAAAAGATGGTTCAGTCTTGA
- the eefsec gene encoding selenocysteine-specific elongation factor isoform X2 — protein MSESDDSRTRTLNFNVGVLGHVDSGKTSLARVLSSTASTAAFDKNPQSRERGITLDLGFSSFTVDLPDQLRGGGGQQQHYDSLQFTLVDCPGHASLIRTIIGGAQIIDLMMLVVDVVKGVQTQTAECLLIGELTCRRMVVVLNKIDLLPPNKRQSAIEKMTKRLHKTLESTRFKECPVIAVAAKPGGPEAADTEEPHGVPELIELLKKQTYLPQRDPGGDLLMAVDHCFSIRGQGTVMTGTILQGSLAINDTVEIPTLKVTKKIKSVQMFRKPVSGAMQGDRVGVCVTQFDPKLLERGVVCTPGSLRTLYAAVISVRKIGYFKGSLANRAKFHITMGHETIMARVAFFGLPPVAASEPPADAEPPPLQPCSLDTPFTFEREYFYQDEYVTGQGEVSPGSDPEQWALLEFERPVTCPSLCLVIGSKLDTDIHANACRLAFQGRLLQGFEDKGYAETALPRLRIYKTKHKEGQVERVTDDYTVIGRSLFKKETNLQLFVGLKVTLSTGETGVIEGGFGQSGKYKIRVQEPLIRSTSHMAGVFLSTQERAVLNVVQLGPKVALQQ, from the exons ATGTCAGAGTCTGATGACAGTCGCACCAGGACGTTGAACTTCAACGTCGGTGTGCTCGGACATGTGGACAGCGGGAAGACGAGCCTCGCCAGGGTGCTGAGCAGCACCGCCTCCACGGCTGCCTTCGACAAGAACCCGCAGTCCCGAGAGAGAGGCATCACGCTGGACCTCGGCTTCTCCTCCTTCACGGTGGATCTGCCTGATCAgctgcgaggaggaggaggccagcAGCAGCACTATGACAGCCTGCAGTTCACTCTGGTGGACTGTCCGGGACACGCCTCTCTTATCCGGACTATCATTGGGG GTGCCCAAATAATTGACCTGATGATGCTGGTGGTGGATGTGGTGAAAGGGGTGCAGACTCAGACTGCAGAGTGTCTGCTGATAGGAGAGCTGACCTGCCGTCGCATGGTGGTCGTCCTAAACAAAATTGACCTGCTGCCACCCAACAAAAGACAGAGTGCCATTGAGAAAATGACCAAGAGACTGCACAAAACTCTGGAGAGCACCAG ATTTAAGGAATGTCCAGTGATTGCTGTGGCGGCGAAGCCCGGGGGCCCCGAGGCTGCTGACAcagaggagccacatggagtgCCAGAGTTAATAGAG CTTTTGAAGAAACAGACATACCTCCCTCAGAGAGACCCCGGAGGTGACCTCCTGATGGCTGTGGACCACTGCTTCTCCATCCGTGGTCAGGGAACAGTCATGACTGGAACCATCCTGCAGGGGTCGCTGGCCATCAATGACACTGTGGAAATCCCAACACTAAAG GTGACCAAGAAGATAAAGTCGGTGCAGATGTTTCGGAAGCCTGTGTCAGGGGCCATGCAGGGGGatcgtgtgggtgtgtgtgtgacacagttTGACCCTAAACTGTTAGAGCGGGGTGTGGTGTGCACCCCAGGGTCCCTGCGCACCCTCTATGCAGCAGTCATCTCTGTGAGGAAGATAGGCTACTTCAAGGGCTCTCTCGCCAACCGTGCCAAGTTCCACATCACCATGGGTCATGAGACAATCATGGCGAGGGTTGCTTTCTTCGGCCTGCCACCTGTGGCTGCCTCAGAGCCGCCCGCAGACGCTGAACCACCTCCACTACAGCCCTGCTCACTGGATACACCCTTCACCTTCGAGAGGGAATACTTCTACCAGGATGAATATGTCACCGGTCAGGGAGAGGTGAGTCCAGGATCTGACCCAGAGCAATGGGCTTTGTTGGAGTTTGAGCGGCCAGTCACATGCCCCTCACTCTGCCTGGTGATCGGTTCCAAGCTGGACACAGACATCCACGCCAATGCATGCCGGTTGGCCTTCCAAGGCCGTCTGCTCCAGGGGTTTGAAGATAAAGGCTACGCTGAGACGGCCCTGCCTCGTCTGCGCATCTACAAGACGAAACACAAGGAGGGACAGGTGGAAAGG GTGACTGACGATTACACTGTGATTGGCCGCAGCCTGTTCAAGAAGGAGACCAACCTCCAGCTGTTTGTGGGGTTGAAGGTCACGCTGTCGACAGGCGAGACTGGCGTTATCGAGGGCGGGTTTGGACAGAGCGGGAAGTACAAGATCAGAGTACAAG aaccgctcatccgatctacttcgcACATGGCGGGTGTATTTCTCAGTACCCAAGAAAGGGCAGTGTTGAATGTTGTACAATTGGGCCCGAAGGTGGCGCTACAACAATGA
- the ruvbl1 gene encoding ruvB-like 1: MKIEEVKSTTKTQRIATHSHVKGLGLDEAGNAKQSACGLVGQEAAREACGIIVDLIRSKKMAGRAVLLAGPPGTGKTALALAVAQELGNKVPFCPMVGSEVYSTEIKKTEVLMENFRRAIGLRIKETKEVYEGEVTELTPCETENPMGGYGKTISHVIIGLKTGKGTKQLKLDPSIYESLQKERVEAGDVIYIEANSGAVKRQGRCDTFATEFDLEAEEYVPLPKGDVHKKKEIVQDVTLHDLDIANARPQGGQDILSMMGQLMKPKKTEITDKLRAEINKVVNRYIDQGVAELVPGVLFVDEVHMLDIECFTYLHRALESTIAPIVMFASNRGNCLIRGTEDICSPHGIPLDLLDRVMIIRTMLYTSQEMKQIIKIRAQTEGINISEEALSHLSEIGTKTTLRYAVQLLTPASLLGRVQGKENVEREQVEEINELFYDAKSSAKILQDQHHKFMK, encoded by the exons ATGAAGATCGAGGAGGTAAAAAGCACCACGAAGACGCAGCGGATCGCCACTCACAGTCATGTGAAAGGACTCGGGCTGGACGAGGCCGGCAACGCCAAACAGTCCGCATGTGGTCTGGTCGGCCAGGAGGCTGCTAGAGAG GCTTGTGGCATCATTGTCGATCTTATCCGTTCAAAGAAGATGGCAGGAAGGGCAGTGTTACTGGCAGGGCCACCCGGTACAGGAAAG ACTGCCCTCGCCTTGGCTGTAGCACAGGAGTTGGGAAACAAGGTACCTTTCTGCCCAATGGTTGGAAGTGAGGTCTACTCAactgagattaaaaaaacagaagtaCTGATGGAGAATTTCAGGAGGGCCATTG GTCTGCGTATCAAAGAAACAAAGGAGGTGTATGAGGGGGAGGTGACGGAGCTGACCCCCTGTGAGACTGAGAATCCCATGGGTGGCTACGGAAAAACCATCAGCCACGTCATCATCGGTCTGAAGACGGGCAAAGGCACAAAGCAGCTCAAG CTGGACCCCAGTATTTATGAGAGTCTTCAGAAAGAACGCGTGGAAGCGGGAGATGTCATCTACATTGAAGCCAACAGCGGAGCCGTGAAG AGACAAGGTCGCTGTGACACTTTTGCTACAGAGTTCGACCTGGAGGCAGAGGAGTACGTGCCGCTGCCCAAAGGTGATGTCcacaaaaagaaagagataGTCCAAGATGTCACACTGCATGACCTGGATATTGCAAATGCCAGACCCCAG GGAGGCCAGGACATTCTCTCCATGATGGGACAACTGATGAAGCCCAAAAAGACAGAAATCACAG ATAAACTGCGTGCTGAGATTAACAAGGTGGTGAACCGCTACATTGACCAAGGCGTGGCTGAACTCGTACCCGGCGTGCTGTTTGTGGACGAGGTGCACATGCTGGACATCGAATGCTTCACATACCTCCATCGAGCGCTGGAGAGCACCATCGCCCCCATCGTCATGTTCGCCTCCAACAGGGGAAACTGTTTGATTAG GGGGACAGAGGACATCTGCTCTCCACACGGGATTCCTCTGGACCTGCTGGACAGAGTCATGATCATCCGCACCATGTTGTACACATCACAGGAGATGAAGCAG ATCATCAAGATCCGCGCTCAGACTGAGGGGATCAATATCAGCGAGGAAGCTCTGTCACACCTGTCAGAGATCGGCACCAAGACCACCCTCCG GTACGCTGTACAGCTTCTGACGCCAGCCAGCCTGTTGGGCCGCGTTCAGGGAAAAGAGAACGTGGAGAGGGAGCAGGTCGAGGAAATCAACGAGTTGTTCTACGACGCTAAGTCCTCCGCCAAAATCCTCCAAGATCAACATCACAAGTTTATGAAATAA